Proteins from a genomic interval of Asticcacaulis sp. AND118:
- a CDS encoding YdeI family protein: MTSENHNPRIDDYLAKAPAFAQPIADHLRSLLHSTCPEVIEDIKWGLPHFNYRGEMMCVFAAATKHCSFTFLKQEIMNDPRLQANPALPAAKRFLGKITSIADLPPDAELIAYIREAMALNEQGIKPPQRENKTPKEIAMPEAFAQRLAADPAAKDIFEAKSQSFRKDYLVWINDAKTEATRQKRIDDSLDWIAQGKGRFWKYEKVQ; encoded by the coding sequence ATGACGTCTGAAAATCACAATCCCAGGATTGACGACTACCTGGCAAAGGCACCTGCCTTTGCCCAGCCGATTGCGGATCACCTGCGCTCTCTTCTTCACTCGACTTGCCCTGAAGTGATTGAAGATATCAAATGGGGCCTCCCCCATTTTAACTATCGGGGTGAAATGATGTGTGTGTTCGCCGCAGCGACAAAACATTGCTCCTTTACCTTCCTGAAACAGGAAATCATGAATGACCCCCGTCTTCAGGCCAATCCCGCCCTACCGGCTGCGAAGCGCTTTCTGGGAAAGATAACGTCTATTGCCGATCTGCCGCCGGATGCAGAACTGATCGCCTATATCCGGGAGGCAATGGCGCTTAATGAGCAAGGGATCAAACCCCCGCAGCGCGAGAACAAGACGCCAAAGGAAATCGCCATGCCCGAGGCGTTCGCGCAGAGACTGGCGGCCGATCCCGCGGCCAAGGACATATTCGAAGCGAAGTCGCAGTCGTTTCGAAAAGACTATCTGGTGTGGATCAATGATGCGAAAACCGAGGCCACGCGTCAGAAACGTATCGATGACTCCCTTGATTGGATCGCACAGGGGAAGGGGCGCTTCTGGAAGTACGAAAAAGTGCAGTAG
- a CDS encoding translocation/assembly module TamB domain-containing protein, protein MSNDPTPDTPETPQALPVEPQDHARPETSDELPPPERPARAKRAFPWRKALIWAGGAVGGLVVLAGIGVAALDSAPGKRFIVSQITGLKPENGLKIGIGRIDGSIYGDFTVHDLSLSDPQGVFFKSPAVRLNWRPFGLINKHVDVRELSSPRVEWLRQPAFTDTPKTTPAEPFKLPDLRIDAEKVDLKAIYLAPAVTGEAQTLTLAGNAHLKNGRAVIDARLTGDRGDRAVLRLNAQPDANRFDLSAAVDAPKGGAITGLAKLDLPLTVRLDGKGDWKAWNGRLTGTAGDQPLADLNLTARDGLFGVKGTARPQAIIPSTADLFSPAVNIDLSTTFKDRVADGTLSLAADALTLDAKGRIDLGKGEFGDLNLNAVLLKPASIAKGLNGKDVVASLLLDGPFKRPLIDYKLSAASIGFNDVGVHQLRAEGRSRLDGDHILIPVKASAKHMTGLNAAAESLVSNITINGDLAWSDGLILSDNLKIRSDKINGTAIILAQPAEGRYEGALKGRINQYLVDGIGVFNLTIDADLRQLKAGGFGIVGKVDGQSVRIDNGGMKSFFGGNFKFSGAMNTTATGDVILQRLTLTAPDFRLTSASGRLSKGRLNFKLAAQSTRYGPLSAEAGGTINAPTLVLRAEKPGLGLGLEQVVARLSTTPQGYAVTAEGGSQYGPLKADVLVLKGAGPLTIDVRTAEVAGFSANGRVAQSDSGPFTGALTLTGRGVNGTVRLLAFDAVQGAQVSARANNTLLPGEAEIRIGRALIEATARLDDQPTIKGDVQLADVVYGENYVEKARARIDLKGMRGTVQMIANGDAGTAFNIAANAQVSPDDILVALSGRAGQVPFALERPARMVRQGDDWVLAPAGLMTAQGKVNLAGRFGEIIRAQAQFDRFDLSILNIIDPNLGVNGTVSGGLDYTQRGNAFPQAQMQLNFNNLTRTTIARVSTPLDIQMQASLSENRSEARGLLRQGGADIGRFNLNIDPRGEGVWIQQLQNGAVSGGLRFNGPSSVLFSLAGLGDQQMTGNVALAADLSGTLGQPRLNGLVRGNGLVYEHLTFGTRISDIALEGRFSNDRLELQKFEGRAGDGRVSATGFVGLSADENFPMKLNAKLENARLAASDALASTVSGTLDVTNDAQSGPWIRGNLNLPEFRYQVVFQGASKVDELEGVRVKGARIVERKSTNVAPTLWNLDIRLRADNQIFVSGMGLESEWRMNLNVAGTTRAPRVVGNLNALRGTYAFSGREFEIDKGVITFDGGTLTNPEIALTATTEVDEITGTINVSGRAQNPQIAFGSSPSLPQDEVLSRLLFGENVANLSATQALQLAASLQALQGGGGLNPLGKLRSVTGIDRLRVLGADASTGRGTAVAAGQYLTNDIYVEIVTDTRGFTATQIEIALSRVLSVLTQVGTTTGTSVNLRYSRDY, encoded by the coding sequence ATGAGCAACGATCCAACACCCGACACCCCCGAAACCCCGCAAGCCCTTCCGGTCGAGCCGCAGGACCATGCACGCCCCGAAACGTCGGACGAACTGCCGCCGCCCGAACGCCCCGCTCGGGCCAAGAGAGCCTTTCCGTGGCGCAAGGCCCTGATCTGGGCCGGGGGCGCGGTCGGCGGTCTCGTCGTGCTGGCCGGTATCGGCGTAGCCGCGCTCGACAGCGCGCCGGGCAAGCGTTTCATCGTGTCTCAGATTACCGGCCTCAAGCCTGAAAACGGGCTGAAGATCGGTATCGGGCGCATCGACGGCTCGATCTATGGCGATTTCACCGTCCACGACCTGAGCCTGTCCGATCCGCAGGGCGTCTTTTTCAAAAGCCCGGCGGTGCGCCTCAACTGGCGGCCTTTCGGCCTGATCAACAAGCACGTCGATGTGCGCGAATTGTCGTCGCCGCGCGTCGAATGGCTGCGTCAGCCGGCCTTCACCGACACGCCGAAAACCACGCCGGCCGAGCCGTTCAAGCTCCCCGACCTGCGCATCGACGCCGAAAAGGTCGATCTCAAGGCTATCTATCTGGCCCCTGCCGTCACCGGCGAAGCCCAGACCCTGACACTCGCCGGCAATGCTCACCTTAAAAACGGCCGCGCTGTGATCGACGCGCGCCTGACCGGCGATCGCGGCGACCGCGCCGTGCTCAGGCTCAATGCCCAGCCCGACGCCAACCGCTTCGATCTGAGCGCCGCGGTCGATGCCCCCAAGGGCGGCGCGATCACCGGTCTGGCCAAACTCGACCTGCCCCTGACGGTGCGCCTCGACGGTAAGGGGGACTGGAAGGCGTGGAACGGACGCCTGACCGGCACGGCGGGCGATCAACCGCTCGCGGACCTCAACCTGACCGCTCGCGACGGCCTGTTCGGCGTCAAGGGCACGGCGCGACCGCAGGCCATCATTCCGTCCACCGCCGACCTGTTCAGCCCGGCCGTGAACATCGACCTGTCAACGACCTTCAAGGACCGCGTCGCCGACGGCACCCTGTCGCTGGCCGCCGACGCCCTGACGCTCGACGCCAAGGGCCGCATCGATCTGGGCAAGGGCGAATTCGGCGATCTCAACCTCAACGCCGTCCTGCTCAAACCGGCCTCCATCGCCAAGGGCCTGAACGGCAAGGATGTGGTGGCCTCGCTCCTGCTCGACGGCCCGTTCAAGCGCCCGCTGATCGATTACAAGCTGTCGGCGGCGTCGATCGGCTTCAACGACGTGGGGGTGCATCAGTTGCGCGCCGAAGGCCGCTCGCGCCTCGACGGCGACCACATTCTGATCCCCGTCAAGGCCTCGGCCAAGCACATGACCGGCCTCAATGCCGCGGCGGAATCGCTGGTCAGCAATATCACCATCAATGGCGATCTGGCGTGGTCAGACGGGCTGATCCTGTCGGACAATCTCAAAATCCGCTCGGACAAGATCAACGGCACGGCCATTATTCTGGCCCAGCCCGCCGAAGGCCGCTACGAAGGCGCGCTCAAGGGCCGGATCAATCAGTATCTGGTCGACGGCATCGGCGTGTTCAACCTGACCATCGATGCCGACCTGCGCCAACTCAAGGCCGGGGGCTTCGGCATTGTGGGTAAGGTCGACGGCCAGAGCGTGCGCATCGACAATGGCGGCATGAAGTCCTTTTTCGGCGGTAATTTCAAATTTTCCGGCGCGATGAACACGACGGCTACAGGGGACGTCATCCTGCAACGCCTGACCCTCACCGCGCCTGATTTTCGCCTGACCTCGGCCAGTGGTCGCCTCTCGAAAGGACGGCTGAATTTCAAACTGGCGGCGCAATCGACCCGATACGGTCCGCTCAGCGCCGAAGCCGGCGGCACCATAAACGCCCCCACCCTCGTCCTGCGCGCCGAAAAACCCGGTCTGGGCCTCGGTCTGGAGCAGGTCGTGGCGCGGCTCAGCACCACGCCGCAGGGCTATGCCGTCACCGCCGAGGGCGGATCGCAGTACGGCCCGCTCAAGGCCGACGTGCTCGTATTGAAAGGCGCCGGCCCGCTGACCATCGACGTGCGCACCGCCGAAGTCGCAGGCTTCAGCGCCAATGGCCGTGTGGCGCAGTCAGACAGCGGCCCCTTTACCGGCGCATTGACCCTCACCGGACGCGGCGTCAACGGCACGGTCAGATTGCTGGCCTTCGACGCCGTGCAGGGCGCGCAGGTCTCGGCCCGCGCTAACAATACCCTCCTGCCCGGCGAGGCGGAAATCCGCATCGGCCGCGCCCTCATCGAAGCCACCGCGCGACTCGACGACCAGCCGACGATCAAGGGCGACGTGCAACTGGCCGACGTGGTCTACGGCGAAAATTACGTCGAAAAGGCCCGCGCCCGCATTGATCTCAAGGGGATGCGCGGCACGGTGCAAATGATCGCCAACGGCGACGCTGGAACCGCTTTCAACATCGCCGCCAATGCGCAGGTCTCGCCCGACGACATCCTTGTCGCGCTTTCGGGCCGCGCCGGTCAGGTGCCCTTCGCGCTGGAACGACCGGCCCGCATGGTGCGTCAGGGCGACGACTGGGTGCTGGCCCCCGCCGGGCTGATGACAGCACAGGGCAAGGTCAATCTGGCCGGACGCTTCGGTGAGATCATCCGCGCGCAGGCCCAGTTCGACCGCTTCGACCTGAGCATCCTCAATATCATCGACCCCAATCTGGGGGTCAATGGCACGGTGTCCGGCGGGCTCGACTACACCCAGCGCGGCAACGCCTTCCCGCAGGCGCAGATGCAGCTTAACTTCAACAATCTGACGCGCACCACCATCGCCCGCGTCTCGACGCCGCTCGACATCCAGATGCAGGCGTCCTTGAGCGAAAACCGTTCCGAGGCGCGCGGCCTGCTGCGTCAGGGCGGGGCCGATATCGGGCGCTTCAACCTCAATATCGACCCGCGTGGCGAAGGCGTGTGGATCCAGCAATTGCAGAACGGCGCCGTCTCCGGCGGCCTGCGCTTCAACGGCCCGTCCAGCGTCCTGTTCTCGCTGGCCGGCCTCGGCGATCAGCAGATGACCGGCAATGTGGCATTGGCCGCCGACCTGTCCGGCACGTTGGGGCAACCGCGCCTCAACGGTTTGGTGCGCGGCAACGGCCTCGTCTACGAACACCTGACCTTCGGGACGCGCATCAGCGACATCGCGCTGGAAGGCCGCTTCTCCAACGACCGGCTGGAGCTGCAAAAATTCGAAGGCCGCGCCGGAGACGGCCGCGTCTCAGCCACCGGTTTCGTGGGCCTCAGCGCCGACGAAAACTTCCCGATGAAACTGAACGCGAAGCTTGAAAATGCCCGTCTGGCGGCGTCCGATGCGCTGGCCTCGACCGTTTCGGGTACGCTCGACGTTACCAACGACGCCCAGAGCGGCCCGTGGATTCGCGGCAATCTCAACCTGCCGGAATTCCGTTATCAGGTGGTGTTTCAGGGCGCGTCCAAGGTCGATGAGCTTGAGGGCGTGCGCGTCAAGGGCGCGCGCATCGTCGAGCGCAAGTCGACCAATGTCGCGCCAACCCTGTGGAACCTCGATATTCGTCTAAGGGCCGACAATCAGATTTTCGTCTCCGGCATGGGGCTTGAATCGGAATGGCGCATGAACCTCAATGTCGCCGGCACGACCCGCGCCCCGCGCGTGGTCGGCAATCTCAATGCCCTGCGCGGCACCTATGCCTTCTCCGGGCGTGAGTTCGAGATCGACAAGGGCGTGATCACCTTCGACGGTGGCACCCTGACCAATCCGGAAATCGCCCTCACCGCCACGACCGAGGTGGATGAGATCACCGGCACCATCAATGTGTCGGGCCGCGCCCAGAACCCGCAGATCGCCTTCGGTTCCAGCCCCTCCCTGCCGCAGGACGAGGTGTTGTCACGGCTGCTGTTCGGCGAAAACGTCGCCAACCTGTCGGCGACGCAGGCCCTGCAACTGGCGGCGTCGCTTCAGGCGCTGCAGGGCGGCGGTGGACTCAATCCGCTGGGCAAGCTGCGCTCGGTGACCGGCATCGACCGCCTGCGGGTGCTGGGGGCCGATGCCTCTACCGGGCGCGGCACGGCGGTCGCAGCGGGTCAGTACCTGACCAACGACATCTATGTGGAGATCGTTACCGATACGCGCGGCTTTACGGCGACTCAGATCGAAATCGCCCTGTCGCGCGTCCTTTCGGTCCTCACCCAGGTCGGCACGACCACGGGCACCAGCGTCAATCTCAGATATTCACGGGATTATTAG
- a CDS encoding DUF2322 family protein, which yields MTKIHPVPSFRDNLRRLPPIEGLQRIDLIDATGAVVATIENAPGKQGSLAVYQYLKLCFGDLNADAARHGLEVFAEHTADARTRPGAHPNVDRLIAIADGADALRIESVATNSL from the coding sequence GTGACGAAGATTCACCCCGTCCCGTCGTTCAGGGATAATCTCCGGCGATTGCCGCCCATCGAAGGACTGCAACGTATCGACCTGATCGACGCGACGGGGGCTGTCGTTGCCACCATTGAGAACGCACCGGGCAAGCAGGGCTCGCTGGCCGTCTATCAGTATCTCAAGCTTTGCTTCGGTGATCTCAATGCGGACGCGGCCCGGCATGGGCTGGAGGTGTTCGCCGAGCATACGGCAGACGCTCGCACCCGCCCCGGTGCGCATCCGAATGTCGATCGCCTGATCGCTATTGCCGACGGCGCAGACGCTCTGCGCATCGAAAGCGTCGCTACCAATTCTCTCTAA
- a CDS encoding helix-turn-helix transcriptional regulator — protein MENNYASLDTAFHALADPTRRAVVQRLGYGPASVTDLAKPFDMALPSFMKHIGVLEASGLITSIKVGRVRTCHLETRTLDAVEKWFGEQRALWESRYQNLDTLLAQMTGDNHET, from the coding sequence ATGGAAAACAATTATGCTTCACTTGATACCGCCTTCCATGCTCTGGCGGATCCCACGCGCCGGGCGGTCGTTCAGCGGCTTGGCTACGGACCGGCTTCGGTCACCGATCTTGCGAAGCCGTTCGATATGGCGCTGCCATCCTTCATGAAACACATCGGTGTTCTTGAAGCCTCCGGACTGATCACATCGATAAAGGTCGGTCGTGTCCGGACGTGCCATCTGGAGACCCGGACACTAGATGCGGTCGAAAAGTGGTTTGGCGAACAACGCGCGCTCTGGGAAAGCCGATACCAGAACCTCGATACTCTTTTAGCTCAAATGACAGGAGATAATCATGAAACATAA
- a CDS encoding SRPBCC domain-containing protein has product MKHNLQFDFIADKESHTLTIKREFAAGRQRVWDCYTKSELLDRWFAPKPLTTKTKSMDFREGGHWHYAMVDTDGQEYWARMDYKTIKPIDNYTALDGFCDETGALAPGMPQAKWDVTFSEASGRALVQTVVTYKSAEELEQVIEMGMKDGLTSTLERLDELLVVLTK; this is encoded by the coding sequence ATGAAACATAACCTGCAATTCGACTTCATCGCGGACAAGGAAAGCCACACCCTGACAATCAAGCGGGAGTTCGCAGCCGGCAGGCAACGGGTCTGGGACTGCTACACCAAAAGTGAACTCCTTGATCGCTGGTTCGCACCGAAGCCTTTGACGACGAAAACCAAATCCATGGATTTCAGAGAAGGCGGTCATTGGCATTATGCAATGGTCGATACCGACGGCCAGGAATACTGGGCGCGGATGGACTATAAGACCATCAAGCCGATCGATAATTATACGGCACTTGACGGGTTCTGCGACGAAACCGGCGCGCTGGCTCCGGGTATGCCGCAAGCCAAGTGGGACGTCACTTTCAGCGAAGCCTCCGGAAGGGCTTTGGTGCAGACGGTCGTGACGTACAAATCGGCCGAAGAACTCGAACAAGTGATCGAAATGGGCATGAAGGACGGTTTGACTTCGACGCTGGAGCGTCTGGACGAACTTCTTGTTGTGCTTACTAAATAA